The Alteromonas macleodii ATCC 27126 genome segment CTATACTAGATGGTTAATTCGTTCAACGAGTCAATATCGAAGCTGCTATTATTGGATCGCTATCAAATTTCTTTATGTAGAAAAAAGCCCCTGCTATTTTCAGAAGGAGCTTTTCCGTTGTTAGTCTTTTAACTTAAAATTTAGTCCAGCTATAACTGGGAAAGTTAACATTCACGTACTGTGAAAAGAAACTAAAGTGGCGGCGAGGTTTGCAGAACCCGCCAGTTAGTAGACCAGCAGTGAAATGCTGGGACGCCAACTGCAACGTCGGCAATTTTCATCCAGTTCATTGATATATAGAACCAGAGCAAGAAAAAAGGAGCCTTCGAGGCTCCTAATGAGGAAATTTGACAAACTGTGGGGATGTCAATTGCAGCATTGTTCCATAAAGTTATCGAATGCTTCTTGCCAACGGTAGAGTGAACTGTCAGAAAAAAATGAATCTTGCGAGAGAAGAAAAATACGACGGAAAGCATGTTCATCAACACTTTCTCTGCAATAGTTTACTATCTCAGCATGAAATACATACATCACCACATCCACTAACTCAGCATCGATATATTGCTGCTGAAGCGCTTCAGGAAGCTTGTGATGTAGTGATTTACTGACAGACATTCCGTTTATGCCCCTATCACCAAGATGGAGGTAAATTCCAGCTTTCGAGTCGGGATCAAACAGCATTGCCACGCGTCCGAGATCGCTCTCTTTCCAGGGCGAACGACTCATTCGAGTGTAAGTTTTATGAAACTCAATTTTTTGTGAACTCATTTAAAATACTCAGTAGTTGTCCTAGTGTTAACTAAGCTCACGGTGCGAGTATTTCGTCGCGCTCACGTTAAATATAAATTACTAGCGCCCGTATCTCGGCCTAATGTGGTTCCTACAGACAAAGTCAGAGCAGGTTATAGAGCTTGAGCGATTGAGCCAGATGGGTCATCTTTCCTACCTCAGTGCAGATTATATTTTGCTACCAGTCGTCGAATCCGTTTGTATCGCTGTCAAAACTATCGAAGGAACAAGGTTCGGAACTAGTGTAATCAAAATCACAGCTACTGCTTTCATATTTAGTGTTCTCGATAACACCTTATGGATTACCTTTTATATCTACGCCACCAACCATTGGTGAGCCATCAACGTTAACAGTCTGCTCTGGCACAGAGGAACTCGCATTGCCTGAACCAAACAGCAAATTAAACAAACCCATATCTACCTCCATTTGTCATTAATCTGCTGACAAATGTTAATAAAAATGCTAGGTTTTGAAAGCACTTTCGTTGTCGTTAGACGCCTAAGCTGCTTGAGGTTTTAGAGTCGTAATGGTTGATATACGGACATACAAAACGCCACTTGATTTCAGTTGTGCTCTTATTCGAAATTGTCTTTAAATAGCATATCTAACAGGCAACTTTTTAGTGTCATTGTATGCGTCCTTCTTAAATATCCCATCGCTCGTAGCTGCATAAATATAATCATAATTAATTAGTAATACCGTAAACGGAATTACTTCGGGAAATAACAATGATAACGAATAACAACTTTTCTCAAACCGCTGCCTTCATCTGGTCTGTTGCCGACTTGCTTCGCGGTGATTTCAAGCAATCCCAGTATGGGCGCGTTATTCTTCCATTTACGTTACTACGTCGCCTTGAATGTGTGCTGGAAGAGTCAAAAGACTCAGTAGTAAAAGAAGCTGAACGGGTAAAGGCAATGAACTTGCCCGAAGAAGCTCAGGAAAAGATGCTTATAAGGGCAACGCAAACCACCAATAACCCCGATGGTTTGTCTTTCTTCAATACCTCGCCGATGGATCTCGGCAAAATGGGACAAAGTGACATCAAGGCTAACCTGGGTACTTATGTTCAAAGCTTTTCATCTGATGCCCGTGAAATATTTGAGCACTTCAAATTCGACGAGTTTGTAGGTCTGCTTGACGATGCCAACTTGCTGTACAAAGTCGTTAAGAAGTTCGCTACTACAGACTTAAGCCCAAAAAACATATCAAACCACGATATGGGGTTGGTGTTTGAAGAATTAATCCGCCGCTTCGCTGAAAGTTCTAATGAAACGGCAGGGGAACATTTTACTCCTCGCGATATTGTAAGGCTAACAACCTCTTTGGTATTCATGGAAGATGATGATGCGTTAACTAAAGAAGGCATTATCAGAACCATATACGATCCAACGGCAGGTACGGGCGGTTTTCTCTCATCTGGGATGGAATACGTGCATGAACTGAACCCCAATGCAGTCATGCGAGCATTCGGTCAGGAACTTAACCCAGAGTCATACGCTATCTGTAAAGCTGACATGCTGATAAAAGGGCAGGATGTAAGCCGTATCAAATTAGGTAACACCTTATCGAACGATCAGCTACCTGCCGACCAGTTTGACTACATGCTTTCTAATCCACCGTTTGGTGTGGACTGGAAGAAGATAGAGAGTGACATTAAAGACGAGCACAACTTAGAAGGTTTTGATGGCCGCTTTGGCGCAGGTCTGCCCCGAGTATCAGACGGCTCCTTGCTCTTTCTCATGCATCTCATCAGTAAAATGCGAGATACGCAGTCTGTTGATGGTGTTATTAGCAATGGCGGGCGTATTGGCATCATTCTGAACGGTTCACCACTTTTTACAGGTGGGGCCGGAAGCGGTGAAAGTGAAATTCGACGTTACATCTTAGAAGCTGATTTGCTGGAAGCTATCGTTTCATTGCCGACGGACATGTTTTACAACACGGGTATTGCTACTTACGTTTGGGTGCTAACTAATAAGAAAAAAGACGAACGTAAAGGCAAAGTGCAGCTTATCGATGGCTCAAACCTCTACGGAAAAATGCGTAAGTCACTTGGTTCCAAACGTAATCAGATGAGTGACGACGATATTAAAACAATCACTCGTGCCTTTGGTGATTTTGAAGTCATTGATGCTCGCGAAATAGACAAACCAACAGAACAAAAATCAAATCGTGGACGTCAGTCCGCCAATGCGAAACAAGAAGCGCCGAAGACGTTTGCTAGCAAAATATTCAATACCTATGAGTTTGGGTATCGCCGCATAACGATTGAAAGACCATTACGTTTATCTTCTCAAATCACCGATGAAGCTATCGAATCCCTACGTTTTGCTCCCAAACCTTTCAACATGGTTATGCCGCGAATTTACAGTGAATTTGGTTCAGCGTGGAATGAAGAGAATTACGGTGACTTAAGCCAAGTTCAGGTAGAGGTTCGAGCACTGATAAAAGCAGAATTCAGTGAACTGAAAGAAGCAAATATCAAAGACATACTGAGCAGCAAACTGTGGTTGTTTCAGAAAGCGTTAATGGAGAAGGTGCAAGAGCTTCAGTCGAAACTTGCAGACGTTGCAGGTGGTAGAGATAAGCGTTCCGATGACTTTAACCAATTCGAAATCGACTACAACAAAGCGTTGAAAGCACTATATATCAAGTTTGATGCAAAAGAGAAAAAACAGTTTCTCGATGCCGTAACGACTAAAAATCCAGATGCAGAATGTGTTGTTGATAAAGCCCTGAAAAGTGACAAGAAACCGCTCTATGGTGCGTATGAATACAAAGGCCCTGTTAGTAAGTGGAAAGGTAAAGTAGTGTCGTTTAAGCAAGACGGTGACCTGCGAGATAACGAAAATGTGCCGCTAAACCCAAGCAAAATTACGTCAGATTTGATCGAGTCCTACTTCTTAAAAGAAGTCGCGCCTCATGTTTCAGATGCCTGGATAAATGCTGATAAGCGAGACGAGAAAGACGGTGAGATTGGCATTGTTGGCTATGAAATACCGTTCAATCGACATTTCTATGTGTATCAGCCGCCTCGTGATTTAAGAGAGATAGATAAAGATTTGGATGCAGTGAGTGCCGAAATCTTGCAACTGTTGCAAGAGGTGCACTCATAATGGGCTTTAATGTCGCATATCCAGAATATAAGCAGTCAGATGAAGACTGGCTTGGAGATGTCCCCTCTACTTGGGAAATAAAGATGATTAAGCATCTAAGCCCAGTAAAACGAGGCGCTTCACCTAGACCCATAGATGACCCGAAATATTTTGACGATGAAAACGGAGAATATGCTTGGGTGCGAATAGCTGATGTGACAGCCTCTAACAGTTATCTCCATCATACTACTCAGAAAATGTCTAAAATTGGCAGTTCTTTGAGCGTTAAATTAGAGCCTAACCAGTTGTTCTTAAGTATTGCAGGTACTGTTGGTAAGCCTTGTATCAACAAAATCAAAGTTTGTATACACGATGGTTTTGTCTACTTTCCAGATTTAAGTATCCCACACAAATTTTTATATTATGTGTTTGCAGGTGAACAGGCTTATAAAGGACTGGGAAAAATGGGGACTCAGTTAAATTTAAATACTGATACGGTGGGAAGTATCAAAGTTGCGTTGCCAAAAGACGAAATTGAAATTCAGGGTATTATAGATTTCCTAGATCACGAAACCGCAAAAATCGACACCCTAATCGAAAAGCAGCAACAGCTTATCAAGCTCCTAAAAGAAAAGCGCCAAGCGGTTATCAGTCATGCCGTAACCAAAGGCTTGAACCCTTATGCACCAATGAAAGATTCTGGTGTGGAATGGTTGGGTGAAGTGCCAGAACATTGGAGTCCAGCGACTCCAATTAAATATCTATCTTCATTGAAAGGACGATTAGGTTGGCAAGGTCTCAAAGCCGATGAGTATAAAGATGATGGCCCTCATGTCGTAAGTAGTGCTCATTTTAATAACCATGAAATAAACTGGGGTATGTGCCCTAGAGTTTCTGAAGAAAGATATGAGTTGGATTCAAATATCCAGCTTGAAAGTGGTGATATCTTGCTAATGAAAGATGGTGCAGCAATGGGGAAACTTGCTTATGTCGATGACTTGCCAGGAAAAGCCTGCCTCAATAGTCATTTGCTACTCTTTAGACCCTTGCTAAGAGATGATATTAAGACTTTTCACACCAAGTTTATGTTTTACTTAATGCAAACTGAGCACTTTCAAGGTTTTATTAGAAACAATGGTACAGGTGCTACTTTTCTAGGAATTTCACAGCAAGCCATTGGGAATCATCGATTAATCTTGCCTGATTATGAAGAACAACTCTCTATTGCAAAGTTTTTGGACGAGCAAGTAAGTAAATTAAGCGCACTAGAAAACAAAAAAAATCAGATGATGGCGCTTTTATTTGAGCGACGAGCAGCCTTAATCTCAGCAGCAGTTACAGGCAAAATCGATGTTAGAAACTGGAAACCAATAGATAATAAGAATACAGAGAAAGTGGAGGTAACAGCATGAGCATGGATGCAACTCAGGAACGGATTTTCCAGGACGATATAATTAGTCAAATGTTGGTAAACGGCTGGCAACTTGGTCAGCCAGAAAACTACAACCGCGACTCAGCGCTGTATGAACAAGACGTTCTTGCTTTCATAAAGGAAACTCAACCTAAAGAGTGGGAGAAGTTCTATAAGGTATTCCCAATTGACTCGGAGCGCCATTTCCTTGATGCGTTGGTTTCTCAGTTAAAAAAAGCAGACATAAATGCGACAGACCAGGCGTCTAGAACTTACGGTACATTGGGTGTATTGCGTCATGGGTTAAAAATTCGTAATGCCCGTTTTTCTTTATGCCAGTTTAAACCAGAACATGATCTAAATCCCGATACTCTGATTCGGTATCAGAAGAATATTTGTCGTGTTGTGCCTGAGCTGGTATATAGCCCTTATGCAACGGCTGAGCATCTTGCTGCGACGGGAAAAGCGTCTAAGAAATGGCGTATTGATCTCGTTCTGTTTGTGAATGGCTTACCTGTATCAACACTTGAGTTG includes the following:
- a CDS encoding type I restriction-modification system subunit M, producing MITNNNFSQTAAFIWSVADLLRGDFKQSQYGRVILPFTLLRRLECVLEESKDSVVKEAERVKAMNLPEEAQEKMLIRATQTTNNPDGLSFFNTSPMDLGKMGQSDIKANLGTYVQSFSSDAREIFEHFKFDEFVGLLDDANLLYKVVKKFATTDLSPKNISNHDMGLVFEELIRRFAESSNETAGEHFTPRDIVRLTTSLVFMEDDDALTKEGIIRTIYDPTAGTGGFLSSGMEYVHELNPNAVMRAFGQELNPESYAICKADMLIKGQDVSRIKLGNTLSNDQLPADQFDYMLSNPPFGVDWKKIESDIKDEHNLEGFDGRFGAGLPRVSDGSLLFLMHLISKMRDTQSVDGVISNGGRIGIILNGSPLFTGGAGSGESEIRRYILEADLLEAIVSLPTDMFYNTGIATYVWVLTNKKKDERKGKVQLIDGSNLYGKMRKSLGSKRNQMSDDDIKTITRAFGDFEVIDAREIDKPTEQKSNRGRQSANAKQEAPKTFASKIFNTYEFGYRRITIERPLRLSSQITDEAIESLRFAPKPFNMVMPRIYSEFGSAWNEENYGDLSQVQVEVRALIKAEFSELKEANIKDILSSKLWLFQKALMEKVQELQSKLADVAGGRDKRSDDFNQFEIDYNKALKALYIKFDAKEKKQFLDAVTTKNPDAECVVDKALKSDKKPLYGAYEYKGPVSKWKGKVVSFKQDGDLRDNENVPLNPSKITSDLIESYFLKEVAPHVSDAWINADKRDEKDGEIGIVGYEIPFNRHFYVYQPPRDLREIDKDLDAVSAEILQLLQEVHS
- a CDS encoding restriction endonuclease subunit S, giving the protein MGFNVAYPEYKQSDEDWLGDVPSTWEIKMIKHLSPVKRGASPRPIDDPKYFDDENGEYAWVRIADVTASNSYLHHTTQKMSKIGSSLSVKLEPNQLFLSIAGTVGKPCINKIKVCIHDGFVYFPDLSIPHKFLYYVFAGEQAYKGLGKMGTQLNLNTDTVGSIKVALPKDEIEIQGIIDFLDHETAKIDTLIEKQQQLIKLLKEKRQAVISHAVTKGLNPYAPMKDSGVEWLGEVPEHWSPATPIKYLSSLKGRLGWQGLKADEYKDDGPHVVSSAHFNNHEINWGMCPRVSEERYELDSNIQLESGDILLMKDGAAMGKLAYVDDLPGKACLNSHLLLFRPLLRDDIKTFHTKFMFYLMQTEHFQGFIRNNGTGATFLGISQQAIGNHRLILPDYEEQLSIAKFLDEQVSKLSALENKKNQMMALLFERRAALISAAVTGKIDVRNWKPIDNKNTEKVEVTA